A genome region from Planctomycetota bacterium includes the following:
- a CDS encoding methionine--tRNA ligase subunit beta: MEGSIMTEPLPAIAYDLFSKIDLRVATVLAAEAHPNADKLLKLRLDDGTPEGRQVCAGVKAWYDPASLVGKQVVIVANLEPRMLRGEVSAGMILAASDLKSEPAAGADGKPGPDERDVVLLCVDKPVKAGSKVS, from the coding sequence ATGGAAGGATCCATCATGACCGAGCCGCTGCCCGCCATCGCCTACGACCTCTTCTCCAAGATCGACCTGCGCGTCGCCACCGTGCTGGCGGCGGAGGCGCATCCCAACGCGGACAAGCTGCTCAAGCTGCGACTGGATGATGGGACCCCCGAGGGTCGGCAGGTCTGCGCCGGTGTGAAGGCGTGGTATGACCCGGCGTCCCTGGTGGGCAAGCAGGTGGTCATCGTCGCCAATCTCGAGCCGCGCATGCTCCGCGGCGAGGTCAGCGCGGGAATGATCCTCGCGGCCAGCGACCTGAAGAGCGAGCCTGCCGCCGGCGCGGATGGAAAGCCGGGGCCGGATGAGCGCGATGTGGTCCTGCTGTGCGTGGACAAGCCCGTCAAGGCGGGCTCGAAAGTCAGTTAA